Genomic segment of Candidatus Magasanikbacteria bacterium RIFOXYB2_FULL_38_10:
CTTCGTTTTGACCCAAATTGGTTAACAAAATGATTGGTAAATCTTTAACCGCTGAATCTGTTTGTTTTACTGTTTCTAAAATGGCAAAGCCATCTAATTTAGGCAATAAAATATCTAATAAAACTAAATCGGGAGTTTTGGTTTGAATCATTTTTAATCCTTTTTCTCCGTCTGTGGCCACTGTAACTTTAAAACCCTCCAATTCTAATTTGGTCTTATAAATATCAGCCAAAAAGTTATCATCTTCTACTATTAAAATTTTATTTTGAATTTGTTTAACCATATTTTTGTACATCACTTAAACTATTATACCATTAAGCTTCTATTTTCTTCAAGACCAAACCAAGAGCGGTGGCAAATCTTGGACCAATGGAATCTAAAATTGGTTTTAAATTTTCCGAATAAACCACGCGCGCCCAAGGATCGCCCAAATAAGCTTTGATACTAAAAATTTCACTTATTTTTGTATCTAAATGCGGTAAAAGACTGGATCCGCCGGTTAAAATAATTTTTTCCGGCCGCGCTACTTCACCATCCTTTTGTTTAGCGTATAATTCCAACATATATCTTATCGCTTCCACAATTGGCGCTAAAGGTTCATTAAAAATAGCAGGAAAAACGGCTTCACTGCGCAGGTCCCGTTTGCTTTGTTCCGCTTCTGTCAAACTTAATCCCAGGGTTTTAGCCAGCACTTTGGTAAAAGAACCGCCGCCGAATTTTAAACTGTGAAAAATAACCGGTACGCCATTTTCTACCATCATAAAATCAGTCTGAGCCGCGCCCATATCTATTAAAAGTATGGGGCTTAAATCTTTACCTATTAAAGAAGAAATTAAAGATAAAGACTCAGTATCTAAACTAAGCAAATTTAATCCGGCCTTTTTAAAAATTTCCGTATAAGAAGCAATCAATTTTTTGGGCGCCGCGGTAAAAAAGACCTCTTCTGAAGCGGTTTTAAATTTATCTTCCACTATTCCTTTAGCTTTACGCACAGTTTTAAAATCAACCGCGGCATCGTTCAAAGGAATGGGGATAAGTTTTTCTATTTGACGCAAAATAAAGGCTTTTCTGTCTTCTTCTTTAAGTATTGGAACGGTTAAAAGAGCGCTATAGACGTCTGAAGCCGGCAGGCTGGCTAAACACTGACGGGAAGAAATTTTGGCCTTAGCACAAATTTTTTGAAGCAACCCTGCTGTATTATCAATATCTAAAAAACCAGCATCATTGCTAGATAATAAATTAGCATCAGAAAATCCGTAAGTATAGAGATAAGTATATTTGCCTCTTTTTTGAAGCTCCACTAATTTAATACCATTGGAACCTATATCCACACCCAAATAACTTTGAGGTTTAGCAAAGGGCCACATAAAAATTTTATTGTTTAAAGATATAAAGTATTATACCACACATTTTAAAGTAATAAAAAACTTGTCAACATATTTATTTTGCGCTAAAATGGGTTTATGAATATTCTTAAATTTTACAATACTCTTACCCGCAAAAAAGAAATCTTTACCCCCTGGCAAGATAAAAAAGTTGGCCTTTATACCTGCGGCCCCACTGTTTATAATTACGCGCATATTGGCAATTTGCGGTCTTATATCTTTGAAGATATTTTAAAACGCGTCTTGCTTTTTAACAATTATCGCGTTAACCACGTAATGAATATTACCGATGTGGGACATTTAACTTCCGATGCCGACGAAGGCGAAGACAAAATGGAAAAAGGCGCTAAGCGCGAAGGAAAAACCGCTTGGGAAATAGCTGAATTTTATACGCTTAAATTCGTAGAAAATCTACACGATTTAAATGTTTTAGAAGCGGATATTTTATGCCGGGCCACCGACCATATTAAGGAACAAATAACTTTAGTGGAAAGATTGATTGCCAAGGGAGTTGCCTATACCACATCTGACGGCATCTATTTTGACACCACCAAAATTGATGATTACGGCAAACTGGCAAATTTAAAAAAACAAAAATTAAAAGCCGGAGCGCGCATAGAGATGGGCGAGAAAAAAAATCCGCACGATTTTGCTTTATGGAAATTTACCGCGGCCGGAGAAAAAAGACAGATGCAGTGGGAGGCTTTTGGCCGTCAAGGTTTTCCCGGCTGGCACATAGAATGTTCCGCCATGAGCATGAAATATTTGGGTGAACAATTTGATATTCATTGCGGCGGCATTGATCACATTCCGGTGCACCATACTAATGAAATTGCCCAATCGGAAACCGCCTCCGGCATTAAACCCTGGGTTAAATACTGGCTCCATAATGAATTTTTGCAAATTGACGGCGGTAAAATGGCCAAATCCCTGGGCAATATTTATACCTTGCAAGATATTAAAGATAAGGGCTTTAATCCCCTATCTTTACGCTATTTTATGCTGGGCGCGCATTATAAAACCAAATTAAATTTTACTTGGGAAGCTTTAGCCGCCGCCGAGCACGCCTTGAACAACATTTATTCTGCCGTACGGGAATGGGACAAACCAAAAATTGGCTGTGCCGAATTAGAAAAAAAATTCCTTAAGGCTGTTAATGACGATTTAAACACGCCGGTAGCCCTATCAGTTGTTTGGAATTTGATAAAAAGTGAATATCCCAGCTCTGCCAAAGCAGAAACAATTTTAAAATTTGATGAAATTTTAGGATTAAACATCAAAAATTATTTGGGAAAAAAGATAGAAATACCACTGGAAATTAAAAAACTGATGGAAGAGCGCGCTGAAGCCAGAAAAAATAAAGATTGGGAAAAATCCGATGAGTTAAGAGATAAAATCAATCAAATGGGTTTTACAGTAGATGATACAGATGAAGGACAAAAAATTATTTAAAAATATGCCACAAGACAGAGAAACTCCCGCCCCCTTAGAGATGATAGATTTGGAGTTAGCGGAAAAATTAAAGAAGCTACAAGATTTAAACGGCTTAACTGATGATGATATTGACAATCTCGCTCTTGTTTTAGCCGGCGAAAACGAAGAATGTAAAATTCAACTTTTTGAGCATCAAAAAAATCACCGTGAGGTTTTGGAACGGTTGGAAAAAATAGGGTTGAAAATTAGGCGCGAAAAAGTTAATAAATATGAGGAAGGACAGAGCGCCAATTTAAAAATAATTCTTAGGGTGACGAGAAAGGAAAATTTTTAAATTTTATAACCACAGAGGCTATAGGGTAATTTTATTATAAATTTTAGCGTATTTTAGATAATTTTTTTACAAGTTGGCATAAAGGTAGTTAGCTGAAATAAATAAATTCTTTTGCTCAACGGAGCAAAATTTATTCGGGCAAATTATATAAATTTTTTATGAGCATTGAACGACTAGAAATTGAAACAAAGCCAAAGTTTGATCCAAATCATTCTGAGTTAGAATTAAATCCAGATTTACCTAAAAA
This window contains:
- a CDS encoding cysteine--tRNA ligase, whose amino-acid sequence is MNILKFYNTLTRKKEIFTPWQDKKVGLYTCGPTVYNYAHIGNLRSYIFEDILKRVLLFNNYRVNHVMNITDVGHLTSDADEGEDKMEKGAKREGKTAWEIAEFYTLKFVENLHDLNVLEADILCRATDHIKEQITLVERLIAKGVAYTTSDGIYFDTTKIDDYGKLANLKKQKLKAGARIEMGEKKNPHDFALWKFTAAGEKRQMQWEAFGRQGFPGWHIECSAMSMKYLGEQFDIHCGGIDHIPVHHTNEIAQSETASGIKPWVKYWLHNEFLQIDGGKMAKSLGNIYTLQDIKDKGFNPLSLRYFMLGAHYKTKLNFTWEALAAAEHALNNIYSAVREWDKPKIGCAELEKKFLKAVNDDLNTPVALSVVWNLIKSEYPSSAKAETILKFDEILGLNIKNYLGKKIEIPLEIKKLMEERAEARKNKDWEKSDELRDKINQMGFTVDDTDEGQKII